From Labrus bergylta chromosome 22, fLabBer1.1, whole genome shotgun sequence, one genomic window encodes:
- the LOC110005395 gene encoding GTPase IMAP family member GIMD1-like has translation MALHTEQSRHGNRCYGVLSGFDRHGDGERNVLSLNLLLVGSKQSGRSSVGNALIGGEGFQTGNCIPGISPSTECQLLSRKYQNFFRRQGAESDLLLRVVDTPPRWPRPQKLLQLCPEGVHIIVLVVRADLRHEDTHMKEYAESLFGPDWRRHTLLVLTFTDHLKKAGFQLHDYLTQESDWLRSLSEEVEGGVFFMDNSCDWPSIRGRPLREQLLRLSARNHHKALTVQTEVSL, from the exons ATGGCTCTCCACACGGAACAAAGTCGCCATGGAAACAGATGTTACGGAGTGCTCAGCGGTTTTGATCGTCACGGTGATGGCGAGAGGAACGTGCTGTCCTTGAACCTGCTGTTGGTAGGCAGCAAGCAGAGTGGGAGGAGCTCTGTGGGCaatgctctgattg GTGGAGAAGGATTCCAAACAGGAAACTGCATTCCTGGCATTTCCCCATCAACAGAGTGCCAGCTTCTTAGcagaaaatatcaaaacttttTCAGGAGGCAGGGGGCGGAGTCGGACCTCCTGTTGAGAGTGGTAGACACACCCCCACGGTGGCCCCGCCCACAGAAGTTGCTCCAGCTCTGCCCTGAAGGCGTGCACATTATTGTCCTGGTTGTGAGAGCAGACCTCAGacacgaggacacacacatgaaggaGTATgcagag TCTCTTTTTGGTCCAGATTGGCGCCGTCACACGTTACTAGTTCTTACTTTTACTGACCATCTGAAGAAGGCGGGGTTTCAACTGCATGACTACCTAACCCAGGAAAGTGATTGGCTAAGATCTCTGTCCGAAGAGGTGGAAGgcggagtcttcttcatggacaACAGCTGTGATTGGCCATCGATCAGAGGACGGCCTTTGAGAGAGCAATTGCTCCGCCTCTCAGCCAGAAACCATCACAAAGCTCTGACGGTCCAGACAGAGGTTTCACTCTGA
- the LOC110005039 gene encoding transcription factor 7-like, whose product MEQMFGRGEISPMSGLNVNSAGSTFGKLHMIDWCPPQQQYLNMTSRGQSNTSHTLTASSIHPLIPLLLYSDKHFPPSPPYSQPIGAPAAKQADAHSRTHPSYRGNNINNTQLVKKPLNAFMLYMKEMRHKVLQEGRERESAAINRILGHRWHALSRSEQSKYYELAQKERLLHMQLYPGWSARDNYGKRKRKQNKQQTGSCTSWTLSAG is encoded by the exons ATGGAGCAGATGTTCGGCAGAGGG GAGATCAGCCCGATGAGTGGACTGAATGTGAACTCTGCAGGCTCCACTTTTG GTAAACTTCATATGATTGACTGGTGTCCACCTCAGCAACAGTACCTAAatatgaccagcagggggcagagcAACACGTCACACACCCTTACAGCT TCGTCCATCCATCCTctcatccctctcctcctctacaGTGACAAACActtccctccttctcccccGTACAGCCAGCCAATCGGTGCACCTGCTGCAAAACAGGCCGACGCCCACTCCAGGACACACCCCAGTTACCGTGGTAACAACATCAACAA CACGCAGCTGGTGAAGAAGCCCCTGAACGCCTTCATGCTCTACATGAAGGAGATGAGACACAAAGTCCTGCAGGAGggacgggagagagagagtgctgcCATCAACCGCATCCTGGGACACAGG tggCATGCTCTGTCCCGCTCTGAACAATCCAAATACTACGAACTGGCCCAAAAGGAGAGACTGCTCCACATGCAGCTGTACCCTGGATGGTCCGCCAGAGATAACTAT ggtaagaggaagagaaagcagaacaaacagcaaacaggaagctgcaCCAG ctgGACCCTGAGTGCTGGATGA
- the sgms2b gene encoding phosphatidylcholine:ceramide cholinephosphotransferase 2 encodes MAASELIQGDDDDNRPHLEVATVSPPTPPRPPRLSNGNPPRHASLPPPPTETHEGKKEECSKLSGLFQQNQLIHSLSRGLRKHCDYTKISVPEERADRLPSEWWKTGVAFLYALFNLVFTTVIITVVHERVPDKSVSPPLPDKFFDYVDRVPWAFTVTEVNGLILSGLWLVQWLFLKHKSIILRRCFFLIGTLYMYRCVTMYITTLPVPGKHMVCAPKLYNDSTGKIWRILQLISGGGLSLTGSHLMCGDFLYSGHTVMCTLSYLFIKEYSPRWMWWYHWLCWLLSASGVLCILIGHEHYSIDVLIGYFATTRTFWWYHTMANTHALRQASNNYLSQTWWNPIFNFLERNVQTPVPIVFSWPVNLPSSCRQRYKIVEGGRDE; translated from the exons ATGGCAGCGTCAGAACTGATCCAAGGCGATGACGATGACAACCGTCCTCATTTGGAAGTCGCAACAGTGAgtccccccacacccccccgTCCTCCGAGGCTTTCCAACGGTAACCCGCCTCGCCACGCCTCCTTGCCACCTCCGCCCACAGAGACCCACGAAGGCAAGAAAGAGGAATGCAGCAAACTGAGCGGCCTGTTCCAGCAGAACCAGCTGATCCACTCGCTGAGCAGGGGACTCAGGAAACACTGCGACTACACCAAGATCAGCGTGCCCGAAGAACGAGCCGACCGCCTCCCCTCCGAGTGGTGGAAGACGGGCGTGGCCTTCCTCTACGCCTTGTTCAACCTGGTCTTCACCACCGTCATCATCACCGTCGTTCATGAGAGGGTGCCGGACAAGTCGGTGAGCCCGCCACTGCCAGACAAGTTCTTTGACTATGTGGACCGGGTGCCCTGGGCGTTCACCGTCACCGAGGTCAACGGGCTGATCCTCAGCGGACTGTGGCTCGTCCAGTGGCTCTTCCTCAAACACAA GTCTATAATTCTTCGTCGCTGTTTCTTCCTGATCGGGACTCTCTACATGTATCGCTGCGTCACCATGTACATCACCACCCTGCCTGTGCCGGGGAAACACATGGTGTGCGCTCCCAAG CTCTACAACGACTCGACAGGGAAAATCTGGAGGATTCTACAGCTGATTTCAGGAGGAG GTTTGTCTCTTACCGGCTCTCACCTGATGTGTGGTGACTTCCTGTACAGCGGCCACACCGTCATGTGTACGCTGTCCTACCTCTTCATCAAAGAGT actCCCCACGCTGGATGTGGTGGTATCATTGGCTCTGCTGGCTGCTCAGCGCCTCTGGAGTCCTCTGCATCCTGATTGGTCACGAGCACTACAGCATCGACGTGTTGATCGGATACTTCGCCACCACCAGGACCTTCTGGTGGTACCACACTATGGCCAATACACat GCGCTTCGTCAAGCTTCAAACAACTACTTGTCGCAGACCTGGTGGAACCCGATCTTTAACTTTCTTGAGAGGAACGTTCAGACGCCAGTTCCCATCGTGTTCTCGTGGCCTGTTAACCTGCCGTCCTCCTGCAGACAGCGATACAAGATAGTGGAGGGGGGCAGGGACGAGTGA
- the LOC109976273 gene encoding dickkopf-related protein 2-like: MARHVVLMMFLTLVLSARALGSEARVKLNSIRTVILKEGHALPLNRSTWEPSLDLTLYQCMSDLECREGSYCHAPTKGPAHSRCQNCRRRKRRCDRDGMCCPGNHCSNNICVPDVESFVSQRIPDSDGGIGSLSKKKGFRKRGRMDVKGTSSRGQVGDPCLRTSDCSDGLCCARHFWTRICKPVLREGQVCTRHRRKGNHGLELFQRCSCGDGLSCRTLREPGVQPSAPSASSSLLAAAKSKFSASSRHSSPHTSLLASKSSSEVSKTRLHVCQKN, translated from the exons ATGGCTCGCCACGTGGTGCTGATGATGTTTCTCACGCTCGTCCTGTCAGCACGTGCCCTCGGCTCGGAGGCGCGCGTCAAACTGAACTCAATCAGGACGGTGATTCTGAAGGAGGGGCACGCTCTGCCGCTGAACCGGAGCACGTGGGAGCCCAGCCTCGACCTTACG ctctATCAGTGCATGAGTGACCTGGAGTGCAGAGAAGGAAGCTACTGCCACGCCCCCACCAAAGGCCCCGCCCATTCTCGCTGTCAGAACTGCCGCAGGAGGAAGAGGCGTTGCGATAGGGATGGCATGTGTTGCCCAGGCAACCACTGCAGCAACA aTATCTGTGTTCCCGACGTCGAGAGTTTTGTGTCTCAGAGGATCCCGGACTCTGACGGAGGGATTGGTTCGCTCTCTAAGAAGAAAGGGTTTAGGAAAAGAGGGAGGATGGACGTAAAAGGGACCTCAAGTCGAG GTCAGGTTGGGGATCCCTGTCTCCGCACCTCAGACTGTTCGGACGGTTTGTGCTGCGCCCGTCACTTCTGGACTCGCATCTGCAAGCCGGTGTTGCGGGAGGGACAGGTTTGCACGCGACACCGCCGCAAGGGGAACCACGGCCTGGAGCTCTTCCAGCGCTGCTCCTGCGGGGACGGACTCAGCTGCCGAACCCTGCGAGAGCCCGGCGTCCAGCCTTCAGCGCCGTCTGCATCTTCGTCACTCCTCGCTGCAGCAAAATCCAAATTTTCAGCCTCGTCCCGCCACTCCTCCCCCCACACTTCTCTGCTGGCTTCAAAGTCGTCGTCAGAAGTGTCGAAGACGAGACTTCACGTGTGCCAGAAAAACTAA
- the aimp1b gene encoding aminoacyl tRNA synthase complex-interacting multifunctional protein 1 yields MENSDHTFNPSLAAALMKFDPEDGEQIVEYFNTHVLLSREKALLQASVRDQKKLLVENGKLKNDIQQLRVQLQDKQRRRTAKALLAPAPPPVGASAAVPTNPPPSSSHDRRDRQNRRRRGERKARPNSGALSLEAEPCIDPSRLDLRVGRILSIRRHRLAETMSVQEVDVGESTPRTVVSKLEETTDFEELQGRLAVLLCNVKACQLRGVVSQARLLCCYSSNDCSELLIPPAGSNPGDRVTFLNYPGEPDKELQAKQRVWELLQPDLQVDSRGVATFKGCGFEVKGKGLCRAPSLTNCIIR; encoded by the exons ATGGAGAACAGCGACCACACATTCAACCCCAG CCTGGCAGCAGCTCTCATGAAGTTCGACCCAGAGGATGGCGAGCAGATCGTTGAGTATTTTAATACTCACGTCCTGCTGAGCAGAGAGAAAGCAC TGTTGCAGGCGTCAGTCAGAGATCAGAAGAAGCTGCTGGTGGAAAACGGCAAACTGAAGAACGACATCCAACAGCTGAGAGTTCAACTTCAGGACAAACAGAGGAGACGCACAG CCAAGGCTTTGCTCGCCCCGGCTCCACCTCCTGTCGGGGCATCAGCAGCTGTTCCAACTaacccccctccttcctcctcacaTGATCGGAGAGATAGACAGAACAGGAGGAGgcgaggagagaggaaag ctcgTCCAAACTCTGGCGCTCTCTCTTTGGAGGCGGAGCCTTGCATAGATCCGTCACGACTGGACCTGCGGGTTGGACGGATTCTCAGCATCCGTCGCCACCGGTTGGCTGAAACAATGTCGGTCCAGGAAGTAGACGTGGGAGAAAGCACCCCCCGCACTGTCGTCAGCAAACTCGAAGAGACAACCGACTTCGAGGAG CTTCAGGGACGTCTAGCAGTGTTGCTATGCAACGTCAAGGCCTGTCAACTAAGGGGCGTGGTCTCCCAGGCCCGCCTCCTCTGTTGCTACTCCTCAAATGACTGCAGCGAGCTGCTGATTCCTCCTGCGGGGTCCAACCCCGGAGACAGAGTCACCTTCCTAAACTACCCAG GTGAACCAGACAAAGAGCTGCAGGCCAAGCAGAGAGTTTGGGAGCTTCTCCAGCCCGACCTGCAGGTGGACAGCAGGGGTGTGGCCACCTTTAAAGGCTGCGGGTTTGAGGTGAAGGGGAAGGGTCTATGCAGGGCCCCCTCCCTCACCAACTGCATCATTAGATAG